A segment of the Trifolium pratense cultivar HEN17-A07 linkage group LG7, ARS_RC_1.1, whole genome shotgun sequence genome:
caaaactaaaaaaacctAAAGAAAATGAAGACATAATATTCTCACCTTTACAAATGAAATCAAAGTACAAAAACCTTTAAAAGCTTTTATTAGCAAAACTGTACCTAGAACCATAGCTCCATCATTTGGTCTTTCATATCCCTCTCCTTCCTTCAAGATCTTCTTAAGGACCTTCTTATCCTTAGTAATGTCAGATACAATCCTCCACGAGACCAACCCAAGATCCATTTGGAGCGAAGCATTGGGAGGCACAACACCATCATCTCCTGATGAAGGTTTTCCACTCTCACCAAATGCATCTGCAGAACTTAAAAAACTCAATAAACTACTTATACAAGCAAAACATGTATcaacataattctaataataacaacaaaaacttGACTTACATTCTGGCTTAATATTCAAGAGAACTTTCTCTCCCTTCTTCATTGTTTTTACAGCCTTAGCCAAAGCAGGACAGAAATAACCTGTATCAAAGACATATACATGATTAGTTAATCATCCGATATCCGAACACAACTGCTTTATACTGGACAAAATTCAAAGGTACTAGTTGGTGAGGCACTAGTAGGatcatcaaaactaaaaaatagaATAGCTTCATCAAAGATTcgaaaacaaaacaaagcagTCATCTTGCCTTGCCACAATTGTATGGTAGCAGAGGAAATTAATTCCAGGATAGAATATCAAGCCTTACGCAGAGAAAACACAAGGCAACGGCGTAAAATAACCCCATTCTGCCAACAAATTAGAAGCCTCACTTTCTAAACCCTCGTAAAGACCCTCTCCAAAAGTTTCAGAAGTATTCACTTTGGTCATTCATTAATGTGGTTACAAAACTCACAAAAGTTCAGTCCCACATGGCAGCACATATGCAAGAAAAAGCTCAGTCATCAATTTGAGGAAACTATTTGAGTCAAGTCTAGATTTACAAAATTGAGAACCTATTCAAACAAAGAAACTATAATGCACTTACGATCAATTATGAGTACCAAAATATGTCCCTGACTGCAGTAATAAAATATTCACCTGGTATAACTGCAGGAATTTTCCTCTCTCCAGGTACAACATCACAACCGTTTAACTCATCCAGCGGTTGAAATTCAGTCTCTCACAAGTGAGACATATAAGTGGCTCTCTCATGCTAGAATCCGCCCTACATTATCGGCATAACAAGGACTAATTATTATAGACTTTATGATGATATACGCACATTTGTACGACAAATGAAGACTAAGGTCAGACAATTGCATGTGTATAACAATTATTGTAGACTATATGATCTTTTAAGTAcatttgtacaacaaatgcagaCTAGACAAGTGCATGTGTAAGACAATTAAAGctcaaataaatttcaaataattcatCAATACCATAAATTACCTATAAGATTACACTTCTATGTATAATTCATCAATACCATAAATTACCTTGAAGAATAATTTTGTAGTGATGAGACAGCAGGTGGAAAGTTACCGACAAATTTTACTCGATCACCTGAATTTTACataaacatcatataattaaaGCCTTCAAAATGTCAACTGGCATCAATATTAGAACAAGACATTAGGAATCATAGATAGATGCTTAtctattactccctccggtccgaAATATAAGAGAACAtccactttttagatacattgagaattcaatgtatctagcctataatatagactaaatacattagattctcaatgaatctaaaaagtagacATCCTCTTATATTTAGAACCAGAGGGAGTAGGACACAACAACATACCTTTTTTAAGAGCAGCGGCTTTTGATGATGCAGTAGAAACCTCTTGTTTCAGCATAGCCTGCGAACTTAAGGTAGAACCACCAACAATTTCAGCATCAACACTAGAAGTGGGTTTCTTATGATGAAATATAGAAGTCTGGCCACTTCTCTTAGACAAAACAGATGGCCATTCAGGCTTTGAACTTTCTTTGGCAGAATCAACTTCCTTTGATGGTGTTCCCTGAAAACAAATTACACATTAACAACAATTACAGATGTATAGTAATAATTATTACGCATGAAACCATCTCGACAGAAGCATGTGACACCAAAAAAGATAATGAAGCGAAAGAGTCAAAAGTTCTTAAACTAGAAAGATACAATCTGACAAAACTTTTAACAAATGAAGTTCCAATTATTTAAAGAACTAGAGTGATATCGGAAAAAGAACCAGAGTGATAAAACTACAATTTAGAGAAGATACTTATTAAAAACTTGCAGCTGATAAATACAATTTAGAGAAGATATAGAAAATTACATTTCAAGCACCCATCCAAATGCTTTATCAACTTCAGGATCCTTTATCATTGCCATGATAGAATTCATCCAAGTAAAATCAACCTTCTTAAGGGATTCCTAACATTTttggaaataaaaataaataaaatttgcctaaAATTCAAAAGCTACAAGTTCCAAAGATATGTACTCTGTACCTTTAGTTCTCCCTGTGAATATAAACGGTCCTGCATTAGCATGAGAATAGTTGGGACACTGTTTCCTTTTGTATCATAAGAACACTGCATAGATTCTGCTGAGACTCCAAACACACTTGCACTGCAAGCATAGATGACAGAAATTTGCAAGTCAGAAAGATGGAACAAAAATGTTTAAAGACAAAAATGCTATGGAGCACAGACAGAGGCACAACACCAACACCAATATGTAGAATTGATAAtataatttgagaaaacaaGTGTGATTGAATATAATCAAACGTGTCTGTGTCGTGTTGGTGTCCAAATTCTATATACGTGACACACATTCGATCTGCAGTAGACGATGTTTTAGACTTTAGAGAACactaaaaataagaagaaaaaaggatGCATTttagcttttgaaaaataaatgtcatagcatcaaatcaaatatctaACCAGAAACTGTAAATAAGATATAACAGTTCATGCTTCAACCCCCTTAACTCTATTCTTGTGTTACAAAAGCATACAATTCAGATGCACCAAACCCCAAACAATGTGAAGTTTCCCCTTTTGCAAATATTATCTAGGCCAATATTCTACAAGATCAAAACACCAGTTCAAAGGAATTTCATTTCATATGGTACAAATCCATAGTTCAAACATTTTTAGGACAACACAAAAACCTGTTTGAGTAAAGTATTCTTCAGATTTCAATTACTGTAAGATATTAAATATAAACGTTACTTATAGCTGATATTCGAACATTGATGCGCTATATTGTAGAAGACTAGTTCATTCTGCTAGACTCAATTTTGTTGATTATCAATGAAAATATTAATGTCATactattaaataaaatgatacTTAAATCTAGATTTTAAACTTAAGATGcaattttctctcttctcctaaatattaaaccaattgaaGAGGCAGTTAATTGGTGCTTCGTGTCCATCCTTCTGATGCATCAATTAACTGCAGCCAACTGTTACTGTTGGACACTACTAATCCCAGTTGCAACCAATTACCAAACCACCAAACTAGTTGTCTAGTTCCTACATTCACGGTACAACAATTATTTAAACTTGAACTAAAAGTAGCTACTATGAAGTTACTACTAAATTTTGCATAACAAGTAATTAAATCTACAAAATTTAGTACTGAAAATTAAAACTCTACCAGCCATATATTAATAGAATTGCAAAGTCTCTCTTGAATCTGGTCCCTTGACAATAATGATTAGAACTACCCTACCTATTCATATACTTTGacttaaacaaaattaatttgataACTCAAACTGAgtcaaaagaaaattttataaCTCAAATATATGAAGTCTAAATGGCATGTTAATTTGATCCATAGCATGCATGGtccaaataagtttttttttttttaaccctccGATTCTTAGGGGAAGGGAGCGTTAGTAATATGGAGTTCGGCTGCGAAGTAATATGGTTCAATGAGCACTAAGGAAGTTCTCATATTAGCAAATCAGAGTACTTCCTCcttctcatttttttcaataaatcagATTATTCTCAACATACAATTACCTAGAATAATTCCACTGCTCTCATCTTATCTATGGTTGGAGTAATTGTaaaatcaaaaacaccaaaatcaAACACATATAAGCTGAAACACCTAAATCCTACTTCATAATCAATCACTCATATATAATATTGCAATATTCAGAACAACATATTGAGTTAATCaatcataaaagagaagttaagCATAGTTTTAGATACCTCGAATCAATAATAGATCAGAAAAATGCGGCGTATCAGTGAATCAGGAATGAATCGGCGATGGTGCAATGGTGAATTCCAGATTcgaaagatgaagaaattggaTGCATCGACGATGGTGATGAACGGCGTTGGTGATGAATCAGAGAATGCGATTTGGTGATGAATCGAAGATGGTGATGAACGGCGTTGGTGACGAAGGAGATTTTGAACGAGACCGAGTTAGGGATTCGGTGTTGATGGTGATGAAACAAATTGTGAAGAAGCGATTGTGAATAAGTGATTCTGAGAGATGAGGATGAGATTTTCTTCTTTCGATTTTGAGAGATTCTGAGAGTGGATCCAACTCCTATAATTAGACTGCACACTTGaagaaatttttaatttgttaaatgcagtaataactaataagtatgaaaaataaaataataaataatggaaaaataaagtaatagtgatggaacaataaaaaaataaagaaaaataaataaaaaaataaagaaaaaatgagtTAATAAAAGTTTTTGAAGTTAATCGGTCAaatgggtaaaaaaaaaaacgcatcGGTCAAACAGTGGGATTTTTAATTGGGATTAACTAGAAATGCAGTTTATAGCAAAATTTTGATAgcaaatcatacattttcttatAGTGAGGGTAAATATGTGACAATGAGATAGTCCGTATGGATCGGTCCATCAAATTCGAATAAATGTAGGAATTGGATCTTAAAATATTAATCTAATTGTCTCTTAGGAGACATccgataaaaatattaatctagTTCGAAAAAATCGTTTAAAATATGGGTTAATCCACATAAAGCAAATAACCCCCTcccaagaaaataaaataaaactaaactaGTACTATATACAATGAATTAATATACTGATTTTTATTGGTTAACACCTTAAGCCCTACACTAATTTCCCATCCGTGACTGAAGTTCATTACCACTAGCAACGCCTTAGCTTCGTTGTTCCGTTCTACGCATTCTGAGCATTATTCTagaaataattatatatttgttttcctattagaaatatatataatctttctatttattaaatttgaaatttttttggtatttttttcctaattatctgatattgttttttattcgaaatatttccattaaaaaataaataatacaaaaaatttccTGATTTTTTTCTGTCTTTATTGAATTTtaactagtatttttttattttttaccaataATTTCTACTACTTTATAGTAATTTAATggtattttatatattttttaaataattttatgtaGAAAAATGCCAGTTTTAACAAAACATGAGAATAACATGTCACACcactttcttctttcttatttatttatttatttatttatttatcaattatgaTCATTTCGTAAATCCGAGAGATAATCCGCTTGGTTATTTAGGTctcgtttggattaacttatttttgagctttttttttttttttttt
Coding sequences within it:
- the LOC123893817 gene encoding uncharacterized protein LOC123893817 isoform X3 encodes the protein MQCSYDTKGNSVPTILMLMQDRLYSQGELKGTPSKEVDSAKESSKPEWPSVLSKRSGQTSIFHHKKPTSSVDAEIVGGSTLSSQAMLKQEVSTASSKAAALKKGDRVKFVGNFPPAVSSLQNYSSRLFLSCFG
- the LOC123893817 gene encoding uncharacterized protein LOC123893817 isoform X2, whose protein sequence is MQCSYDTKGNSVPTILMLMQDRLYSQGELKGTPSKEVDSAKESSKPEWPSVLSKRSGQTSIFHHKKPTSSVDAEIVGGSTLSSQAMLKQEVSTASSKAAALKKGDRVKFVGNFPPAVSSLQNYSSRADSSMREPLICLTCERLNFNRWMS